The DNA segment ACACTGGCGCGGAATATCTGCGCCACATTCTACGCGCACCTGTGTATGAAGCGGCGATAGTCACGCCATTGCAAGACATGACTCGTTTATCGGAGCGCTTAGGCAACAAGGTTCAGCTCAAACGTGAAGACCGCCAACCGGTGCATTCTTTTAAACTGCGTGGCGCTTATAACATGGTCGCCAGTTTAACCGATGCGCAAAAGCAAGCCGGCGTGATCACTGCATCTGCCGGTAACCATGCACAAGGCATCGCGCTATCGGGCAGCTTACTCAATATTAAAGCCATCATTGTGATGCCAAAAACCACGCCTGATATTAAAGTCACGGCGGTACGTAACTTTGGTGGTGAAGTGCTCCTACATGGCAGCAATTTTGATGAAGCCAAAGCCGAAGCGGAAGGTCTCGCCGAGCTACACAGCTACTCTTATGTGCCGCCATTTGATCATCCGTTGGTGATCGCAGGTCAAGGCACGATTGGTATGGAAATGCTGCAACAAAATGGCCATTTAGATTATATCTTTGTGCCTGTTGGCGGTGGTGGTTTAGCCGCTGGCGTCGCAGTATTAATCAAGCAATTGATGCCTGAAATAAAAGTGATTGCCGTTGAGCCGGAAGATTCCGCCTGTTTGAAAGCCGCGCTCGATGCAGGTAAACCAGTACCACTGGATCGCGTTAGCATGTTTGCCGATGGCGTGGCAGTGAAAATCATCGGTAATGAAACCTTCCGCGTTTGCCAAGAATACCTAGATGGACACATTACCGTTTCTAGCGATGAAATCTGCGCCGCGGTCAAAGACATCTTTGAAGACACCCGCGCCATTGCCGAACCTTCGGGCGCTCTTGCTTTAGCCGGATTGAAAAAGTTTGCCGAGCAAAACCAGCTCAAAGGCAAACAATTGGGTACGGTTTTATCGGGTGCGAACACTAACTTCCACGGCCTGCGTTATGTGTCGGAGCGTTGTGAACTGGGTGAAAAACGAGAAGGTTTACTAGCCGTCACCATTCCAGAACGTAAAGGCGCTTTCTTTGAGTTCTGTAACCTGATTGGCGGACGCGCGGTTACCGAATTTAACTACCGCTATAACGATGACAGCCAAGCTAATATTTTTGTCGGCGTTCGCTTGCAAGACGGCCAAGCCGAGCTGGATCATATTGTGGAAGATTTGCGCCAAGGCGGTTATCCAGTGGCGGATTTATCCGATGATGAAATGGCTAAACTGCACATCCGCTACATGGTCGGAGGCAAGCCTCTCAAACCATTACAAGAGCGTTTATACAGCTTTGAATTTCCAGAATCACCGGGCGCTCTGCTGAAATTTTTAAGCACGCTCGGCACCCATTGGAACATCAGCCTATTTAACTACCGCAACCACGGCGCAGACTATGGCCGAGTATTATGTGGTTTTGAATTGGAAGATTCCGATTTAGAGCGTTTCTCTGCGCATCTTAAAGAGCTCGGCTATCAATACAAAGATGAAAACGACAGCCCGTCGTATAAGTTCTTTTTGGCCAAATAAACTACCTATTAATAACCTACCTCTTAAAGCGACCTAATTTGGTCGCTTTACTTTTCCAAGTCCGTTGCTGCGTTTACTTTCTGCTTCATCAGGCTTATGTTATGCCAAACCCGTTTTGAGCGAGAGAGAGCATGAAAATCGATTTAACCCAGTTAGTCACCGAAAGCCGCAACCAAGCCAGTGCCGAAATAGATAATCTATCGACACTGGATATGCTGACCGTCATTAACCAAGAAGATCAAAAAGTGCCACTCGCGGTACAAAGTCAATTGCCTCAAATTGCGCAAGCCGTCGATACCATCACTCAAGCTTTTTCTGAAGGGGGTCGCTTAATTTATATGGGTGCTGGCACATCTGGTCGATTAGGTATTTTGGATGCCAGTGAGTGCCCACCAACCTATGGTTCCAATCCTGACTTAGTGGTTGGGCTAATTGCTGGTGGTCATCAAGCCATTTTAAAAGCGGTAGAAAATGCCGAAGACAATAGCGAGCTTGGCAAAAGTGATCTTGCGTCTCTCAATCTCAGTTCAAAAGATATGGTGGTGGGCATCGCGGCCAGTGGACGTACGCCTTATGTCATCGGTGGTATGCAGTATGCTCAACACATTGGCGCAAAAACCGTTTCCATTGCCTGTAATCCAGGTTGTCCAATGGAAGAACATGCCCATATCGTCATCACACCAGTTGTTGGGCCGGAAGTAGTGACCGGCTCTTCACGTATGAAAGCAGGGACAGCGCAAAAACTCATTTTGAATATGCTCACCACGGGTGCCATGATAAAAAGTGGCAAAGTGTTCGGTAACCTTATGGTTGATGTCGAAGCCACTAACGCTAAGCTGATTCAACGCCAAACCAATATTGTGGTGGAAGCGACTGGAGCAACAGTCGAGCAAGCGGAACAAGCGCTCAATGCCTGCGGACGTCACTGTAAGACAGCCATTTTAATGTTATTGGCTAATATTGATGCCCAGCAAGCAAAGCAACGCTTAGAGCAACATAACGGCTTTATCCGCCACGCATTACAAGATTAACCCCACGCCGCACTTAACTGCGGTGTCATTTTATAACCCCTACTTCAACCAATCTTGATACAGTTTTTCACTGTCGCCGAGATAATCAATCAACCATTCCACCAGCTTATTATCTTGATGCTTTCTCCACACTAAACAGCAAGCACTGAGTGGTTTATCGCCTTTTAAGCTCACTTCAATCAACTCATTTTGGACGATAAAATGGCTAGCCATGTGGCGCGGCATATAGCCCATGCCGACTTTGTTTTTGAGGCATTCAATGGCACTAAACCAATTGGGTAACAATAAACGTCGTTGTTGGGCGGAATGCCAAGTGTGTCGTTTAGGTAAAATGGTCGAGGTGTCATCTAAACAAATGGCCGGAATATGAGATAAATCTTCGTCACTCAACTCGGTTTGACTGGCCAACGGATGATCGCTTGCCATCACATAAGCCCAATCAATGCTGCCCATCAATTTCACCCCATAATCGCCACTTACCGGAATAGCAGAAGTCGCACCAATCACCACATCGGCTCGCCCTTCTGAAATTGCTTCCCATGATCCATTGAATACTTCCATATTGATTTGCAATTCAGCGTAATCAAAGGTGGTATAAAAATCTTCAATCAAAGCTTTGAGTGGTTCGAGTTTAACGATGTTATCGAGCGTGAGTTTGACGGTTTTATGATAGCCACTTTCCACTCGCTTGGTTTGCGCTTTGACCTCTTCCATTTGACGTAACAGCTGTCGCGCTTCTTTAATGAAATGTTCCCCAGCCTCGGTTAATTCCACCTTACGCGTTAAGCGATGAAATAATTTCACGCCAAGCTCTTGCTCGACCTGGCGAACCGCATAACTGATGGCGGAAGGCACTTTATGTAACTGCTCAGCCGCAGCGGTGAAACTGCCCATTCGGGCGACGGTATCCAACATTTGCAGCGATTGTTTGGAGTACATAGCTAACCTATCAAATTTTTTGAACGATACCTGAAAATTATAACGTTTAATTTCTTAGATTGAAGAATTTATAATGCTTTCATTCCAATTTGGCCGACTCTATTTGGCCATTGATCACCGATTACTGTTTACTGGATGTCTTATGAATATCGCCAAAACACAACTGTTTTACTTAGCGGCACTTTCCATGTTGGGCTTTGTAGCCACCGACATGTACTTGCCAGCATTTAAAACCCTAGAACAACACTTTGCCACTGGGCCAGAATCGATCGCGCTGTCTTTATCGATCTTTTTAGCGGGTATGGCTTCGGGTCAATTATTGTGGGGCTTAGCATCCGATAAATTTGGCCATCGTAATACCTTGGCGGTTGGTTTGGTTTTATTCTCTCTCGCTTCTCTAGGTTTAGGTTTTAGCCAAGAAGTATGGCAATTATTAACATTACGTTTTGTACAAGCGATTGGTGTGTGTGCACCTGCGGTTATTTGGCAGGCCATGGTGATCAAGCGTTACTCGAGCTCAGTGAGCCAACAAGTTTTTGCATCAATTATGCCGTTAGTGGCGTTATCACCCGCCATCGCACCGCAATTAGGTGTGTTCTTGATGAGTCACTTTGGTTGGTCAAGCATCTTTATTTTCTTAACGGTAGTCGGCGCGGCATTAACTTGGATGACGCTAGCACAACCTAAAGATGAAGCGGCTGAACCGAAACAAACGTCAATTAAACAAGATATTAAAGCGCTGTTTGCTTCACGTGTTTACTTAGGTAACGTGCTGATGTTTGCGATGGCTTCTGCGACCTTCTTTGCTTATCTCACCGGCATGCCAGAGATCATGACTTCAATGGGCTATGATGCCAAAGACATTGGTTTAAGCTTTGTGCCTCAAACCATCGCGTTTATGGCAGGTGGCTATTTTGGTAAGCGTTATGTCGCCAAACTGGGTGATAGCAAAGTACTCAAAGCGTTATTAGTTCTGTTTACCGCTTCATCTGCTGTAATGTTTGCTGCTTCACAAATGCACATTACCAACATTTGGCCAGTACTGATCCCGTTCTGTTTTATCGCGGTTGCTAACGGTGCGCTATACCCAATCGTGGTTAACCGCGCCCTTTCAAGCTGCAAAAATAGCCCAGCGACGGCAGCAGGTTTGCAAAACAGCTTACAAATTTGTATCAGTGGCCTTGCTAGCGCATTTGTAGCTGCCTTTGCTAGCCAAGCGCTACCAACCACAGGTTATGCGGCGGTATTATGTACTGTAGGTTTGCTAGCGGGTTACTTCTATTCGCAATCGAAGCTAGAAGTTACTTCGGAGCTTGCTGAAGAGGTCTAGATTCTCATTTCTCGCTTCTTATTCCTCATATCGAGAAGCCAGATATAACAAAGCCCACTTAATTGTGGGCTTTGCTTTTTAGAGCAACGGTTTTTTCAAACTTAATTCTATTTTTTAGTCGGACGTTTCCAACCGGCAATCACACGCTCTTTAGCACGAGTGATCACCAATTCGTTGTCTTTCACATCTTTGGTTAGCGTCGTGCCCGCACCAATTGTGGCACCATTGGCAATGCTAACTGGTGCAATCAATTGTGAGTCAGAGCCTACGAACACATCATCACCAATGGTGGTTTTGAATTTATTCGCGCCATCGTAATTACATGTGATCACGCCTGCACCGATATTCACACGAGCACCAATCTCAGAATCCCCTAAATACGTTAAGTGACCCGCTTTCGATTCCAAACCTAACGTGGCATTTTTCATTTCAACGAAATTGCCGACATGGGCTTTTTGCTTTAGTTCAGAACCAGGACGAAGACGAGCAAATGGGCCAACAGTACACTCTTCACCTACCGTTGCACCATCAATAACCGTATATGGGCTGATCACACTGTTATCGTCGATTTCGCAATCTTTTAAGATACAACCGGCGCCGATAAACACGTTATCACCAATCGACACATTGCCTTCAATAATCACATTGATGTCAATCTCAACGTCCATACCGCACTGCACTTCACCACGTAAGTCAAAACGGCTTGGGTCACGTAGCATCACACCTTGCTCAAGCAGCAGCTGAGCTTGCATGGATTGATAAGCACGCTCTAAACGCGCCAGTTGAGAGCGATCGTTCACCCCTTCCACTTCAATCGGGTTGGCCGGGTGTACCGCTTCTACCGCTCGGCCTTCATCATGCGCAGCAGCAATCACGTCAGTGAGATAATATTCACCTTGTGCGTTTTCATTTTTCAGATTAGCTAACCAACGTTTCAGATCGCCACCGGTTGCCACCATCACACCGGTGTTGATTTCTTTGATCAGCTTTTGTTCTTCAGTCGCATCCTTTTGCTCAACGATCGCGACCACGGGGCCGTTTTTACGGATAATACGGCCATAACCAGCAGGTTTATCTAAAATAACAGTAAGAAGAGCGATACCGCCGGTTGGTTGCGCATCTAATAGGTTTTCAATGGTTTCGCTTGAAATCAGTGGCACGTCACCATAAAGGATTAGCACCTTTTCATCATCAGCAAAATCCGGCGCCGCTTGGTTGACGGCATGGCCAGTACCGAGCTGCTCCGATTGTAATACCCAATTCACTGGTTCATCTTGCAGCGCTTGTTGCATTTGATCGCCGCCGTGACCGTAAACAAGGTGGATATTTTGCGCACCTAAACCGACACAAGTATCAATCACATGTTTTGCCATTGGGCGACCCGCCAAAGTATGCAGAACTTTTGGCTTTTCCGAATACATACGAGTGCCTTTACCCGCAGCAAGAATCACAGCGCTAAATTTCATTGGGGTTTCCTATTATTTTTACGTTGAGCGAATTCTACATGATTTCATTAAAAAATGAGCAATTACTCGTGAATTTCTGGTCAATACAGATCAAAATATTGGAATTTATACCCAAGTAACCTCAAGATGCGAGTTTCAGCAAGATTAAAACGAGTTTTAGGCAAGGCAAATAAACAAAAAGGCGACCAATTGGCCGCCTTTGTTTACTCTACTAACGCTAATAATTAGCGACGTTTGCGAGTTAGCTCGATTACTCGTAACTGAGCAATAGCTTTCGCTAAATCACTCGCCGCTTGTGCGAAGTCGATATCGCCATGCTGATTATGGATATTTTCCTCAGCTTTGCGTTTGGCTTCTTCAGCCTTAGCTGCATCTAAGTCTTCACCACGGATGGCGGTATCAGCCAGTACAGTCGCTGTACCCGGCTGAACTTCTACCATACCACCAGAAACATAAATGATTTCTTCGTGGCCGTGTTGTTTCACTAGACGCACCATGCCAGGCTTAATAGCAGTCAGAAGCGGGGTGTGCCCAGGATAAATCCCTAGCTCACCTTCACTACCTGTCACCATGAAAGACTCGACCGTACCTGAGAATAATTTTTTCTCAGCACTTACGATGTCTAGGTGAAAAGTCATAGCCATGTTGCCTCCTAATAAGCTTTATCGTTTAGTCTAAACTTAATGCTTTTATAAACTTACAGCTTCTTAGCATTCTCAACAGCATCGTCAATCGTACCGCAGTACATGAACGCTTGCTCTGGAATGTCATCGTAATCACCAGCAATCAGACCTTTAAAACCGCGTAGTGTTTCTTTTAGAGAAACGTACACGCCTGGGTCGCCAGTAAATACTTCCGCTACGTGGTATGGCTGAGTTAAGAAACGCTCAATCTTACGTGCACGAGATACGACTTGCTTATCTTCTTCAGAAAGCTCGTCCATACCTAGGATCGCGATGATGTCTTTTAGCTCTTTATAACGTTGTAGAGTCGTTTGAACACCTTGTGCAATGTCATAGTGCTCTTGACCAACCACAAGTGGATCAAGCATACGAGATGATGAATCCAATGGGTCGATTGCAGGGTATAGACCCATAGCCGCGATGTTACGGTTAAGTACAACCGTTGCATCCAAATGCGCAAACGTCGTTGCTGGAGATGGGTCAGTTAAGTCATCCGCAGGTACGTATACCGCCTGAACAGAGGTGATAGAACCTTGTTTAGTCGAGGTAATACGCTCCTGAAGCACACCCATTTCTTCAGCTAGTGTTGGCTGGTAACCTACCGCAGATGGCATACGACCTAGAAGTGCCGATACCTCTGTACCTGCAAGGGTATAACGGTAAATGTTATCGATGAACAATAGTACGTCACGGCCTTCATCACGGAATTTTTCCGCCATCGTTAGACCAGTCAGAGCTACGCGCAGACGGTTGCCTGGTGGCTCGTTCATCTGACCGTAAACCATTGCTACTTTTGATTTTTCAGGTTCTTCGATGTTTACAACACCCGCTTCCTGCATTTCAAAGTAGAAGTCATTACCCTCACGAGTACGCTCACCTACACCCGCAAATACAGATAGACCAGAGTGCTGAAGTGCGATGTTGTTGATAAGTTCCATCATGTTAACGGTCTTACCTACACCCGCACCACCGAATAGACCGATTTTACCACCCTTAGCGAACGGACAAATCAAGTCGATTACTTTAACACCCGTTTCTAGAAGTTCAGTCACGTTAGACTGCTCTTCGTAGCTTGGTGCTGCACGGTGGATACCGTATGTTTCTTCTGCGTTAATGTCACCACGCTCATCGATAGCATCACCTAATACGTTCATGATGCGACCTAGCGTTTTTGTTCCAACTGGTACTGAGATTGGAGCGCCTGTGTTAACCACTTCCAAACCACGACGTAAACCATCAGAGCTACCCATAACGATTGCGCGAACTACGCCACCGCCAAGCTGTTGCTGAACTTCAAGAACAAGACGTTCTTTCGCTTCAGTTACATTCAGGGCATCGTATACACGAGGTACACTGTCCTGTGGGAACTCTACGTCGACTACCGCACCGATGATCTGTACGATCTTACCTGTAGCCATCGTTAAATCCTCTAAACTATTTAATTACCTAAGCACTAAATTTAATAACGAAATTAAACTGCTGCTGCACCTGATACGATTTCCGACAATTCTTGTGTGATCGCTGTTTGACGAGCTTTGTTGTACACAAGTTGTAAGTCTTCAATCAAGTTGCTGGCATTATCTGTTGCAGCTTTCATCGCAATCATTCGCGCCGCTTGCTCACACGCAAGGTTTTCCACCACACCTTGATACACTTGAGACTCAACATAGCGTTTCAATAATGTATCGAGTAATGGCTTCGGCTCGGGCTCATAAATGTAGTCCCAAGAATGAGTGCGTTTCATATCATCGCTATCTGATTTAGGCAGAGGTAGCAATTGATCGATCTTTGGTTCTTGAACCATGGTATTCACAAATTTGTTGAATACCACGTAAAGGCGATCTAACTCACCTTCATCATATTTCTTCAGCATGACGCCAACACTACCGATCAAAGCTTCAAGACTAGGCTCATCACCTAAACCTGAAATTTGAGCAGAAATTTTAGCGCCTGCACTTTTGAAAAAGGCCGTGGCTTTTGAGCCAATCACAGCAAGCTCAACACTTGCGCCTTTATCAGACCAACCTTTCATGTCTGTAATGGCTTTTTTAAACAAATTAATGTTCAAACCACCACACAGACCACGGTCGGTAGAAATAATGATATAACCAACTTTTTTAGCTTCACGCTCCTCAAGATAAGGATGCTTATACTCAAGGTTAGCGTTGGCTACGTGACCGATCACTTTACGCATTGTTTGTGCATATGGACGAGAAGATTCCATTGCGTCTTGAGAGCGACGCATTTTAGAAGCTGCTACCATTTCCATTGCTTTCGTAATTTTTTGTGTGCTTTTCACACTACCAATTTTGGTACGAATTTCTTTTGCGCCTGCCATCGTTTTCTCCGTTTATGAAGAGCCCATTAATGGATATTCGCTAAAGGTGATGTGACTTGTCGACTCATGTTGTAACCCTCACAAATCAGCATAGAAAACATCACCTACGAATTACCAGGTCTGGGTTGCTTTGAAGTCATCGACTAGCTTTTTAAGCTTGGCTTCGATGTCATCGTTGTAAGCACCCGTCTTGTTGATTTCAGCTGCGAAATCAGCATATTGACCATGAGCGTACGACAGTAGTGCAGATTCGAAATCCGCTAGCTTGTTAAGCTCGACATCATCAAGATAGCCGCGCTCAGCTGCAAAAATCACAAGTGCCTGATCAAATACTGAGAATGGAGCGTATTGCTTCTGCTTCATCAGCTCAGTTACTTTTTGACCGTGGTTTAGCTGCTTCTTAGTCGCTGCATCAAGATCAGATGAGAACTGAGCAAACGCTGCAAGTTCACGATACTGTGCCAGTGCAGTACGAATACCACCAGACAGTTTCTTAATGATCTTAGTTTGCGCTGAACCACCTACACGAGATACCGAAATACCTGGGTCAACCGCTGGGCGAACACCGGCATTAAATAGCTCAGTTTGTAGGAAGATCTGACCATCGGTAATCGAGATTACGTTAGTCGGTACGAATGCAGATACGTCACCCGCTTGAGTTTCAATGATAGGCAATGCTGTCAAAGAACCGGTTTTACCTTTCACTTCACCGTTAGTGAAACGTTCTACGTATTCTTCGTTTACACGAGCAGCACGCTCT comes from the Vibrio gangliei genome and includes:
- the ilvA gene encoding threonine ammonia-lyase, biosynthetic; the encoded protein is MPEDTQSTALPYTGAEYLRHILRAPVYEAAIVTPLQDMTRLSERLGNKVQLKREDRQPVHSFKLRGAYNMVASLTDAQKQAGVITASAGNHAQGIALSGSLLNIKAIIVMPKTTPDIKVTAVRNFGGEVLLHGSNFDEAKAEAEGLAELHSYSYVPPFDHPLVIAGQGTIGMEMLQQNGHLDYIFVPVGGGGLAAGVAVLIKQLMPEIKVIAVEPEDSACLKAALDAGKPVPLDRVSMFADGVAVKIIGNETFRVCQEYLDGHITVSSDEICAAVKDIFEDTRAIAEPSGALALAGLKKFAEQNQLKGKQLGTVLSGANTNFHGLRYVSERCELGEKREGLLAVTIPERKGAFFEFCNLIGGRAVTEFNYRYNDDSQANIFVGVRLQDGQAELDHIVEDLRQGGYPVADLSDDEMAKLHIRYMVGGKPLKPLQERLYSFEFPESPGALLKFLSTLGTHWNISLFNYRNHGADYGRVLCGFELEDSDLERFSAHLKELGYQYKDENDSPSYKFFLAK
- the murQ gene encoding N-acetylmuramic acid 6-phosphate etherase, which encodes MKIDLTQLVTESRNQASAEIDNLSTLDMLTVINQEDQKVPLAVQSQLPQIAQAVDTITQAFSEGGRLIYMGAGTSGRLGILDASECPPTYGSNPDLVVGLIAGGHQAILKAVENAEDNSELGKSDLASLNLSSKDMVVGIAASGRTPYVIGGMQYAQHIGAKTVSIACNPGCPMEEHAHIVITPVVGPEVVTGSSRMKAGTAQKLILNMLTTGAMIKSGKVFGNLMVDVEATNAKLIQRQTNIVVEATGATVEQAEQALNACGRHCKTAILMLLANIDAQQAKQRLEQHNGFIRHALQD
- the punR gene encoding DNA-binding transcriptional activator PunR encodes the protein MYSKQSLQMLDTVARMGSFTAAAEQLHKVPSAISYAVRQVEQELGVKLFHRLTRKVELTEAGEHFIKEARQLLRQMEEVKAQTKRVESGYHKTVKLTLDNIVKLEPLKALIEDFYTTFDYAELQINMEVFNGSWEAISEGRADVVIGATSAIPVSGDYGVKLMGSIDWAYVMASDHPLASQTELSDEDLSHIPAICLDDTSTILPKRHTWHSAQQRRLLLPNWFSAIECLKNKVGMGYMPRHMASHFIVQNELIEVSLKGDKPLSACCLVWRKHQDNKLVEWLIDYLGDSEKLYQDWLK
- the punC gene encoding purine nucleoside transporter PunC, producing MNIAKTQLFYLAALSMLGFVATDMYLPAFKTLEQHFATGPESIALSLSIFLAGMASGQLLWGLASDKFGHRNTLAVGLVLFSLASLGLGFSQEVWQLLTLRFVQAIGVCAPAVIWQAMVIKRYSSSVSQQVFASIMPLVALSPAIAPQLGVFLMSHFGWSSIFIFLTVVGAALTWMTLAQPKDEAAEPKQTSIKQDIKALFASRVYLGNVLMFAMASATFFAYLTGMPEIMTSMGYDAKDIGLSFVPQTIAFMAGGYFGKRYVAKLGDSKVLKALLVLFTASSAVMFAASQMHITNIWPVLIPFCFIAVANGALYPIVVNRALSSCKNSPATAAGLQNSLQICISGLASAFVAAFASQALPTTGYAAVLCTVGLLAGYFYSQSKLEVTSELAEEV
- the glmU gene encoding bifunctional UDP-N-acetylglucosamine diphosphorylase/glucosamine-1-phosphate N-acetyltransferase GlmU; translated protein: MKFSAVILAAGKGTRMYSEKPKVLHTLAGRPMAKHVIDTCVGLGAQNIHLVYGHGGDQMQQALQDEPVNWVLQSEQLGTGHAVNQAAPDFADDEKVLILYGDVPLISSETIENLLDAQPTGGIALLTVILDKPAGYGRIIRKNGPVVAIVEQKDATEEQKLIKEINTGVMVATGGDLKRWLANLKNENAQGEYYLTDVIAAAHDEGRAVEAVHPANPIEVEGVNDRSQLARLERAYQSMQAQLLLEQGVMLRDPSRFDLRGEVQCGMDVEIDINVIIEGNVSIGDNVFIGAGCILKDCEIDDNSVISPYTVIDGATVGEECTVGPFARLRPGSELKQKAHVGNFVEMKNATLGLESKAGHLTYLGDSEIGARVNIGAGVITCNYDGANKFKTTIGDDVFVGSDSQLIAPVSIANGATIGAGTTLTKDVKDNELVITRAKERVIAGWKRPTKK
- a CDS encoding F0F1 ATP synthase subunit epsilon, whose translation is MAMTFHLDIVSAEKKLFSGTVESFMVTGSEGELGIYPGHTPLLTAIKPGMVRLVKQHGHEEIIYVSGGMVEVQPGTATVLADTAIRGEDLDAAKAEEAKRKAEENIHNQHGDIDFAQAASDLAKAIAQLRVIELTRKRR
- the atpD gene encoding F0F1 ATP synthase subunit beta, whose amino-acid sequence is MATGKIVQIIGAVVDVEFPQDSVPRVYDALNVTEAKERLVLEVQQQLGGGVVRAIVMGSSDGLRRGLEVVNTGAPISVPVGTKTLGRIMNVLGDAIDERGDINAEETYGIHRAAPSYEEQSNVTELLETGVKVIDLICPFAKGGKIGLFGGAGVGKTVNMMELINNIALQHSGLSVFAGVGERTREGNDFYFEMQEAGVVNIEEPEKSKVAMVYGQMNEPPGNRLRVALTGLTMAEKFRDEGRDVLLFIDNIYRYTLAGTEVSALLGRMPSAVGYQPTLAEEMGVLQERITSTKQGSITSVQAVYVPADDLTDPSPATTFAHLDATVVLNRNIAAMGLYPAIDPLDSSSRMLDPLVVGQEHYDIAQGVQTTLQRYKELKDIIAILGMDELSEEDKQVVSRARKIERFLTQPYHVAEVFTGDPGVYVSLKETLRGFKGLIAGDYDDIPEQAFMYCGTIDDAVENAKKL
- the atpG gene encoding F0F1 ATP synthase subunit gamma yields the protein MAGAKEIRTKIGSVKSTQKITKAMEMVAASKMRRSQDAMESSRPYAQTMRKVIGHVANANLEYKHPYLEEREAKKVGYIIISTDRGLCGGLNINLFKKAITDMKGWSDKGASVELAVIGSKATAFFKSAGAKISAQISGLGDEPSLEALIGSVGVMLKKYDEGELDRLYVVFNKFVNTMVQEPKIDQLLPLPKSDSDDMKRTHSWDYIYEPEPKPLLDTLLKRYVESQVYQGVVENLACEQAARMIAMKAATDNASNLIEDLQLVYNKARQTAITQELSEIVSGAAAV